The Bradyrhizobium sp. WBAH42 genome includes a window with the following:
- a CDS encoding endo-1,4-beta-xylanase — protein MTRLARREFLLGSAAALAAGASASAVPASKRAQRRPGFGAAATLWDLQADPRLGEAISTYCTQVVPVLELKWPMLRPDAHTFAFERADAILDFARDNDLTMRGHALAWYHDIPDWTKQIKDRRGVERAYLDHIGTVVSYYKDKLTSWDVVNEPIPDNPKGITDRRDTFWTQHLGKSWIALAFRTAAAADPFVKLAINEYDIESAKDSFIAKRAAYRNLIMDLLDQGVPLHAVGLQSHLHAELEIDTHGLADFVTELRSWGLEVLITELDVDDQKLAGSPAERDAVVAKRVDDLLTAVSASGPVRSILTWGLSDRYSWINGTFARADKQPNRPLPLDGEFKPKPFMDVISKFTKDA, from the coding sequence GTGACCAGGCTCGCTAGACGCGAATTTCTCCTCGGCAGCGCCGCGGCCCTTGCTGCGGGCGCATCTGCGTCCGCGGTGCCGGCCTCGAAACGCGCCCAGCGCCGTCCCGGCTTTGGCGCTGCGGCGACGCTGTGGGACCTGCAAGCCGATCCGCGGCTCGGCGAGGCCATCAGCACCTATTGCACGCAGGTGGTGCCGGTGCTCGAGCTGAAATGGCCGATGCTGCGGCCGGACGCCCATACTTTCGCCTTCGAGCGCGCCGACGCGATCCTGGATTTCGCGCGCGACAACGATCTGACCATGCGCGGCCACGCGCTCGCCTGGTATCACGACATTCCGGACTGGACCAAGCAGATCAAGGACAGAAGGGGCGTCGAGCGCGCCTATCTCGACCACATCGGCACCGTGGTTTCCTACTACAAGGACAAGCTGACGTCGTGGGACGTCGTGAACGAGCCGATCCCGGACAACCCGAAGGGGATCACCGACCGGCGCGATACGTTCTGGACGCAGCATCTCGGCAAGAGCTGGATTGCGCTGGCGTTCCGCACGGCCGCCGCGGCCGATCCCTTCGTCAAGCTCGCGATCAACGAATATGACATCGAATCGGCGAAGGACTCCTTCATCGCCAAGCGGGCGGCCTATCGCAACCTCATCATGGACCTGCTCGATCAGGGCGTTCCGCTCCACGCCGTCGGGCTGCAATCGCATCTGCATGCCGAGCTCGAGATCGACACGCACGGGCTCGCCGACTTCGTCACCGAGCTGCGCTCCTGGGGGCTCGAGGTGCTCATCACCGAGCTCGACGTCGACGACCAGAAGCTGGCGGGAAGTCCTGCGGAGCGCGATGCCGTCGTCGCCAAGCGCGTCGACGACCTGCTGACCGCCGTTTCCGCGAGCGGCCCGGTGCGCTCGATCCTGACCTGGGGCCTCTCGGACCGTTACAGCTGGATCAACGGCACCTTCGCCCGCGCGGACAAGCAGCCGAACCGCCCGCTTCCGCTCGACGGCGAGTTCAAGCCGAAGCCGTTCATGGACGTCATCAGCAAGTTCACGAAAGACGCTTAG
- a CDS encoding DUF6492 family protein, producing the protein MHSVALLTASYAKDIERFSLLSESIDTWLTGYTRHYVLVNDEDVPLFARFASDRRVIVPASRYLPKWLFALPPPLQFISKRRVWLSLLSSPVHGWHIQQILKIAGVLNAPEQRLCILDSDNLFFREFDVGQYAGGEQTPLFVTREAIGADHPLHGLWQRTVDQLLGIKQRTFPADDYVGNALVWDKDTARAMTDAIKSATGLSWALALCRKKKFSEYLLYGNFVATSPEHLARHRVTEDSIAVSHWDDTPLDRTAIEAMMRTASPEQVALCIQSYSSTSIDDIRDVFRLSSSDRRAPSLAPDHIGDVAAFETPKTR; encoded by the coding sequence ATGCATTCCGTCGCCCTGCTGACCGCCAGCTACGCCAAGGATATCGAACGTTTTTCGCTGCTGAGCGAGAGCATCGACACCTGGCTGACGGGCTACACGCGGCATTATGTGCTCGTTAACGATGAGGATGTGCCGCTGTTCGCGCGCTTCGCGTCCGACAGGCGGGTCATCGTTCCGGCCTCGCGGTATCTGCCGAAATGGCTGTTCGCGCTGCCGCCGCCGCTTCAGTTCATCAGCAAGCGGCGCGTCTGGTTGTCGCTGCTGTCGTCGCCCGTGCACGGCTGGCACATCCAGCAGATCCTCAAGATCGCTGGCGTCCTCAATGCGCCCGAGCAGCGCCTCTGCATCCTGGACTCGGACAATCTGTTCTTCCGCGAATTCGACGTCGGCCAATATGCCGGCGGCGAGCAGACGCCTCTGTTCGTCACGCGCGAAGCGATCGGTGCCGACCACCCCCTGCATGGTCTGTGGCAGCGCACGGTCGATCAGTTGCTCGGCATCAAGCAGCGCACCTTCCCGGCGGACGATTATGTCGGCAACGCTCTGGTCTGGGACAAGGACACCGCGCGTGCGATGACGGACGCGATCAAGTCGGCGACGGGCCTGAGCTGGGCGCTGGCGCTGTGCCGGAAGAAGAAGTTCTCCGAGTATTTGCTTTACGGAAACTTCGTCGCGACCTCGCCGGAGCACCTGGCGCGGCATCGGGTCACCGAAGACAGCATCGCGGTCTCGCATTGGGACGACACGCCGCTCGACCGCACCGCGATCGAAGCGATGATGCGCACGGCCTCGCCCGAACAGGTCGCGCTTTGCATTCAGTCCTATTCGTCGACCTCGATCGACGACATCCGCGACGTGTTCCGTCTCTCATCAAGCGACCGACGCGCGCCGAGCCTGGCTCCCGATCACATCGGCGATGTAGCCGCGTTCGAAACGCCCAAGACACGCTGA
- a CDS encoding type II toxin-antitoxin system Phd/YefM family antitoxin yields MRDLKEFSAQDLQRRLGEVQDAALVAPIAITHRGRRRHVMMSIDEFNRLEQAASARVYRIGELPGDLAEDLANVEMDSRHDHLDKLLD; encoded by the coding sequence ATGCGGGATTTAAAGGAGTTTAGCGCGCAGGACCTGCAAAGACGGTTGGGCGAGGTCCAGGACGCGGCTCTTGTTGCGCCGATCGCGATCACACATCGCGGTCGCCGGCGGCACGTCATGATGTCCATCGATGAATTCAACCGCCTCGAACAAGCCGCCAGCGCAAGGGTCTACAGGATCGGAGAGCTGCCCGGCGATCTCGCGGAAGATCTGGCTAATGTCGAGATGGATTCCCGGCATGACCATCTCGACAAGTTGCTGGATTAG
- a CDS encoding protein-L-isoaspartate O-methyltransferase: MSDLAAARARYVELIARRERIASRRLLDALAAVPREKFLPRGPWRIKGEAARSYRLTPDADPVHLYDNVLVAIDARRKLDTGLPSLWAHLIDTLDVKRADHVVQIGCGLGYFSAVLSIMVGDKGRVHAIECDERLAARAASYLRDYGNVTVVHGDGCKDVGEPADVIIVHAGFSHPHPLWLRSLRPRGRLLVPLTQRDREGAALKIRRRARGFEAEAIQQIRIFPGQGRGVSALDDRVADWWQRASALAPLRFRGLEQGLPSDG; the protein is encoded by the coding sequence ATGAGCGATCTTGCGGCCGCGCGTGCGCGCTATGTGGAGCTGATCGCCAGGCGCGAGCGGATTGCCTCAAGGCGTCTGCTCGATGCGCTCGCCGCCGTCCCGCGCGAGAAATTTCTGCCAAGGGGGCCGTGGCGCATCAAGGGCGAGGCGGCGCGCAGCTACCGGCTGACGCCCGATGCCGATCCCGTTCATCTCTATGACAACGTGCTGGTCGCCATCGATGCACGCCGCAAGCTCGACACCGGCCTGCCGAGCCTGTGGGCGCATTTGATCGACACGCTCGACGTCAAGCGGGCGGACCATGTCGTGCAGATCGGCTGCGGTCTCGGCTATTTCTCGGCGGTGCTGTCGATCATGGTCGGCGACAAGGGGCGCGTCCATGCGATCGAATGCGACGAGCGGCTCGCGGCCCGAGCGGCGAGCTATTTGCGCGACTATGGGAACGTCACGGTCGTCCACGGCGATGGATGCAAGGACGTGGGCGAGCCCGCCGACGTGATCATCGTGCATGCCGGCTTCTCGCATCCGCATCCGCTCTGGCTGCGGTCGCTCCGTCCGCGCGGCCGTCTTCTGGTGCCGCTGACCCAGCGCGACCGCGAAGGCGCCGCCCTCAAGATCAGGCGGAGGGCCAGGGGTTTCGAGGCAGAGGCGATCCAGCAGATCCGGATCTTCCCCGGCCAGGGCCGCGGCGTGAGCGCCCTCGACGACCGCGTCGCCGACTGGTGGCAGCGCGCCTCAGCCCTCGCACCGCTCCGCTTTCGTGGGCTGGAGCAGGGGCTGCCGTCGGATGGATAA
- a CDS encoding AAA family ATPase, whose protein sequence is MLENEPGTSLEGGLKRWLESIGLGHYTDLFAQHRLDLDVIADLTEADLVELGLPLGDRKRLQRAMAALFQAETTEAPAAAARPQIRAEVGAERRQLTTMFCDMVDSTSLSAQFDPEDVRDMIADFRETCVRVVKQYEGFAARFVGDGILVYFGYPTAHEDDAERAVRAGLEIVRVLSTARAVEPRGALSHSPAVRIGIATGLVVVGDLVGQGTEERDSAVGETVNLAARLQGLAPPNGVVISASTQSLLKGKFDYRNLGVHDLKGIPEKTQAWHVVRASRVETRFAAAMGTRLTPLVNREEEIALLMGRWQQTKDGDGQVVVKFGEPGIGKSRIIQEIFERVSGDRHGQVSLQCSPYYTSTAFHPFVAQLKFTLGLDREESSALSLASLENAIAAAHGDIEQVTPLFAALLSIPTGDRYPPLELSPQQQKDATVVALVNHFLGLAREMPLVIAFEDLHWIDPTSREVIDLLVDRVQNRPILAIITARSEFQPSWNAHSHVTTLVLNRLSRQLRTTLVERVAGREMPKEVVEEIIVKTDGVPLFLEELTKTVLESNLLTERHGRYVLSGPWRQLAIPATLTDSLMARLDRMGPSKRIAQIGATIGREFSYETLHAVANTPAEQIEAALNHLEEAGLIMRRGHPPDALYSFKHVMIQNAAHASLLHSERRKLHARIAQVLAEMYPEKTEREPELLAHHLTESGQSEGAASFWLKAGKQAAKTGANLEAIGHLRRGLNVVQANTRMQGADEMELELRIALGNALIAAKGYAVQEVEENYIRALELGRQLDDDEKVFAATRGLWVCHFIRADLTRAHDLSVELLKFAKRERLNERTQPAQQTGYLIEAHRAIAMTMFYRGRFAASQHHLHRCINLFSPDLHSDLMERHGIDPGVVSLSYLGYLLWFLGRPDAARQHSEQAIANAEKIRHPFTLAFALVFGAYLRQHLRDVEGTRDHANRAMIIATEHNFLHWKQQAAILRGWALAQLGEADEGLAQMRFGLDEYEAMDSWLAGCWFRCLLAETYAKVGMRDAALRALDGALATARRTGDHFYLAEVYRLQGEITLAGGDPASVQEAEDLFSLSLEIARKQGALSWELRTAVCLARLSHQAGKREHARLLLMPIVGKFSEGFHTQDLKQAMQLVEELGMDAPVREQAGHVT, encoded by the coding sequence ATGCTGGAGAATGAGCCGGGCACGAGTTTGGAAGGCGGGCTGAAACGCTGGCTCGAAAGTATCGGCCTCGGGCACTACACCGATCTTTTCGCGCAGCACCGTCTCGATCTCGACGTCATCGCGGATCTCACCGAAGCCGATCTGGTCGAGCTCGGATTGCCGCTCGGCGATCGCAAGCGGCTCCAGCGGGCGATGGCGGCGCTGTTTCAAGCGGAGACCACGGAGGCGCCAGCCGCGGCGGCGCGTCCGCAAATCCGGGCGGAAGTCGGAGCCGAACGGCGCCAGCTCACCACCATGTTCTGCGACATGGTGGATTCCACCTCGCTGTCCGCACAGTTTGATCCGGAGGACGTCCGCGACATGATCGCGGACTTTCGCGAGACCTGCGTCCGGGTGGTCAAGCAATACGAGGGCTTTGCCGCCCGTTTCGTCGGCGACGGTATCCTGGTTTATTTCGGCTATCCGACCGCACATGAGGACGATGCCGAGCGCGCGGTGCGCGCCGGACTCGAGATCGTGCGGGTGCTGTCGACCGCACGCGCGGTCGAGCCGCGCGGTGCGCTCAGCCATTCACCCGCCGTCCGCATCGGGATCGCGACCGGCCTCGTCGTGGTCGGCGATCTGGTCGGGCAGGGTACCGAAGAACGCGATTCCGCGGTCGGGGAAACCGTCAATCTCGCGGCGCGCCTGCAAGGCCTGGCGCCGCCCAACGGCGTGGTCATCTCCGCTTCGACACAGTCGCTGCTGAAGGGGAAGTTCGACTACCGCAATCTCGGCGTCCACGACTTGAAGGGAATTCCCGAGAAGACACAGGCCTGGCACGTGGTGCGCGCCTCGCGGGTGGAGACCCGCTTCGCCGCCGCGATGGGCACGCGGCTGACGCCGCTCGTCAACCGCGAGGAGGAGATCGCGCTGCTGATGGGGCGCTGGCAGCAGACCAAGGACGGCGACGGCCAGGTCGTGGTCAAGTTCGGCGAGCCCGGCATCGGCAAGTCGCGCATCATCCAGGAGATCTTCGAGCGGGTATCGGGCGACCGCCATGGACAGGTCTCGCTGCAGTGCTCGCCCTACTACACCTCGACCGCGTTCCATCCGTTCGTCGCGCAGCTCAAATTCACCCTCGGCCTCGATCGCGAGGAGTCGTCCGCGCTGTCGCTGGCGAGCCTGGAGAACGCGATCGCCGCCGCTCATGGCGACATCGAGCAGGTCACCCCGCTGTTTGCCGCGTTGCTGTCGATTCCGACCGGAGACCGCTATCCGCCGCTCGAGCTGTCGCCGCAGCAGCAGAAGGATGCGACCGTCGTGGCGCTGGTCAACCATTTCCTCGGCCTTGCGCGCGAGATGCCGCTCGTGATCGCGTTCGAGGATCTGCACTGGATCGACCCGACCTCCCGCGAGGTGATCGACCTCCTGGTCGACCGGGTGCAGAACCGGCCGATCCTGGCGATTATCACCGCGCGCTCGGAATTCCAGCCGAGTTGGAACGCGCATTCGCACGTCACCACCCTGGTCCTGAATCGGCTGAGCCGGCAGCTGCGCACGACGCTGGTCGAGCGCGTCGCGGGGCGCGAGATGCCCAAGGAGGTCGTCGAGGAGATCATCGTCAAGACTGACGGCGTGCCGCTATTCCTGGAAGAGCTGACCAAGACGGTGCTCGAATCCAATCTGCTCACCGAGCGGCACGGGCGCTATGTGCTGTCGGGACCGTGGCGGCAGCTCGCAATCCCGGCCACCCTGACCGATTCGCTGATGGCGCGGCTCGACCGGATGGGACCCTCCAAGCGCATCGCGCAGATCGGCGCCACGATCGGCCGCGAGTTCTCCTACGAGACGCTGCACGCCGTCGCCAACACGCCGGCCGAGCAGATCGAGGCGGCACTCAATCATCTGGAGGAGGCGGGGCTGATCATGCGCCGCGGCCATCCGCCGGACGCGCTCTACTCCTTCAAGCACGTGATGATCCAGAACGCCGCGCATGCGAGCCTGCTGCACAGCGAGCGGCGCAAGCTGCATGCGCGGATCGCCCAGGTGCTCGCCGAGATGTATCCGGAGAAGACCGAGCGCGAACCGGAGCTGCTCGCCCATCATTTGACCGAATCCGGCCAGAGCGAGGGCGCCGCCAGCTTCTGGCTCAAGGCCGGCAAGCAGGCGGCCAAGACCGGCGCCAACCTGGAAGCGATCGGCCATCTCCGCCGCGGCCTTAACGTCGTGCAGGCCAATACGCGCATGCAGGGCGCGGACGAGATGGAGCTCGAGCTGCGTATTGCGCTCGGCAATGCGCTGATCGCCGCCAAGGGCTACGCGGTGCAGGAGGTCGAGGAGAACTACATCCGCGCGCTGGAGCTCGGCCGTCAGCTCGACGACGACGAAAAGGTCTTCGCTGCCACGCGCGGGCTCTGGGTGTGCCATTTCATCCGGGCCGATCTCACCCGCGCGCACGACCTCAGCGTCGAGCTGTTGAAGTTCGCCAAGCGCGAGCGCCTGAACGAGCGGACGCAGCCGGCGCAGCAGACCGGCTATCTGATCGAGGCGCACCGCGCGATCGCGATGACCATGTTCTATCGCGGCCGCTTCGCAGCCTCGCAGCACCATTTGCACCGCTGCATCAACCTGTTCAGCCCCGATCTGCACTCCGACCTGATGGAACGGCACGGCATCGATCCCGGGGTCGTCTCGCTGTCCTATCTCGGTTATCTCTTGTGGTTCCTCGGCCGGCCCGACGCCGCGCGCCAGCACAGCGAGCAGGCGATCGCGAACGCCGAGAAGATCCGCCACCCGTTTACGCTCGCCTTCGCGCTGGTGTTCGGCGCCTATCTCCGGCAGCATTTGCGCGACGTGGAAGGCACGCGCGACCACGCCAACCGCGCCATGATCATTGCCACCGAGCACAATTTCCTGCACTGGAAGCAGCAGGCGGCGATCCTGCGCGGCTGGGCGCTGGCTCAGCTCGGCGAAGCCGACGAAGGCCTCGCTCAGATGCGCTTCGGCCTCGACGAGTACGAGGCGATGGATTCCTGGCTCGCCGGCTGCTGGTTCCGCTGTCTGCTCGCGGAAACTTACGCCAAGGTCGGGATGCGCGACGCCGCCTTGCGCGCGCTGGATGGTGCGCTTGCGACCGCAAGGCGGACCGGCGATCACTTCTATCTGGCCGAGGTCTATCGCCTGCAAGGCGAGATCACGCTGGCGGGTGGCGACCCGGCGTCGGTACAGGAGGCGGAGGACCTGTTCAGCCTGTCGCTGGAGATCGCGCGCAAGCAGGGTGCGCTGTCCTGGGAACTCCGCACCGCCGTCTGCCTCGCGCGCCTGTCGCATCAAGCCGGCAAGCGCGAGCACGCAAGGCTCCTGCTCATGCCGATCGTCGGTAAATTCAGCGAGGGCTTTCATACGCAGGACCTGAAGCAGGCGATGCAGCTCGTCGAGGAGCTCGGTATGGACGCGCCGGTGCGCGAGCAGGCCGGTCATGTGACATGA